TTTGATAGTGTTAGCGAAGCGGGTAAACGATACACTCGATTGGACGAACTAAGAAAGTTACGGGGCTTGATTGATAAAAGAAAACTTACAGATTCAAATCAtacaaaatgaggaaaaaatagTGTTGACTAAACCCTAATCGTGTTGTGTTTTTCCTTTCTGAAATGTCGATATTCAACGCAAAAATGGTACGACAGCTTCAATTGATTCCGTTCATATTAATCGATTCGATTTTATGCCGAACAGCATTCCCATGGCATGGATAGATTAGTTCTATGTTTGACTTTTTAATAAGCATCGCTATGCCACGTCTGAAGTCGCGAGTATTTCAAGAAACGGAAAGCCGTTTTTCGTTCTCATCCGGCGCCGTCAACCCGAGACGCCGTCATGATATGAGTTGCCCcaagaaggccaaaaaaaaacagaaaaagaaaaaaaagaataaggaaTATCCAGCGAAGTTGAGTAACCCCCAACTACCGAGCCGCCGACTCGTGCCGAACCGCCGGGAAGCATCCCGTACGCGCCCTCGCTGCGCGCGTGGGCCGCAGTCCTCGTCAAGTCTACCACCCCTCCTCTGTCCCGCGTTCAAACTTTTCGTCAATGTTTTTCTGCTGAGGAGCTCCAGCTTTGCCTTTGAAGTTTATCCACCCATTTGCTCTCTTCTTCACACTTTCCTCCATTCTTCCGCGTTAATACCCTTCGTCAATGCAtacgtttctctctctctctctctaaacataTATAGGATCACCGCCTGAACAAAGACGTCTCCATTTTCAGGCATCTCTAGCTCCAGTCCACGTACAATTCAAGAATCTCCTCGATTTGTTGTGCTTTCTCGGCGTGTTCTCTTGTAAATTCCCTCCCTGTCGCAGTGGTCGCCCTGTTTATTCTGAATTCTGCTGTTCATTGACCCCGCAAGGCGTTCGGAGTTTGTGGATTCGTGGAAAATTGTCCTAATCTCGTCGTGCAGTGGGTGCTTGTCTCAATTTCACGGCGTGTTTGAGCAGATTGTGGGTTTTTCTCGCATTTTTAGCTCGAATTAGAATCCAGTTCGCGAGAAGAAGGAATCCGGGTACCAGGGTGTAGGGCTTTAGGCTAACCATCAAGTTGGATTTGGTAGAGGATTTGTTCCGTTAGCGTTTTAATCAGGGGGAGTAGGATTTAGTGCTGCATTCGATGGAATCAAAGCCTCCGGTGAGGTTTACCTTGGGGAAGCAATCGTCGCTGGCGCCGGAGGGGCATGGGGATGAGCTGGAGGGGTCAGGTGAGATCGACATGGGTGAAGAGGTTCTTCCTGGAGTGAGGCTCATGTACTTGGCGAATGAGGGGGACTTGGAGGGAATGAAGGATATATTGGATTCGGGTGTGGATGTCAATTTTAGGGACATCGATGACAGGACCGCCCTGCACATAGCGGCATGCCAGGGTTATGCAGACGTCGTCGCGTTGTTGATTGAAAGGAAGGCCATTGTTGATTGCAAAGACCGATGGGGCAGCACTGTAAGATCAATGCCCCCACAAATTTCCTGCTTCTGTGATGGGTTCTTTATGTGTTTTTGTTTTATGGAGAAGTGTGTTTCCTGTGTGAATACTCCGCAGGCTTGTGTGTGTGTGCTCGCGCCACTGGTGTCTATGACTGAATGCAAgcccttttctcctttttttcggTTTTGTCATTGCTCAGGGCCTCCAAGCTGTAATTTGTTTAGAGAGGCCATGAGTTTGGTGCAGTCTCTTAATCATTCAAACTTCTCTGTAGttactttgaaaatttagtGGCAGCAATGCGTGAAATACTCTTTCAAGAGAATAATTCGTTCTCCTTTGCGAGCATAACCAAACAAGTGACAGGTTAGAAATGGAGTGGCCAAGAAAATTGGACTTCTTGGCACCTAAACTGCTGCTCGATGTTCAGGCACAAGTTCGTATTAACATCACTGCGCCAGTCAGTTGTATGATGTATGAGAAAAGATGCCAAAAGAGAGCTTTAATATTCAGTCGGATAAGAACCTGAAGCCTGCATATATAGGCTTTAATAAACTCTTTTATAGACAATCTACTCCATCAACTGTCAAGATGGAGTAGAATTGACATCTCTCTAAATGACATTTGTCTCTGTGAATATGATTTGGTCAGCTAGTCTGCAAATATAATTTAGTCTATTGGAGCTAGTACAATGGGCTCTGTATACTCTTGTTATGCCCCATTGTTTTTTAATTACTTGTGATATAGCCACTGTCTGTTAATTACTAGTGATTTACTGTGTTTCAGCTGTTGCATAGTGCACATATGTTTATACTGTTATCTcttgattttcctaaagatttagcCATGGCTATGGTTCAGAATCTAATAATGTTCAAACAGCCTCTTGCAGATGCTATCCACTATAAAAAACATGATGTGATCAAACTTCTGGAGGAAAATGGTGCAAAACCTTTGGTAAGTTTCCCGATTTGTTTTCTTTCATGGACTGCTTTGACTTCATTTTACTGACTTGAATTGTTTTCAATATCTAACCCAATGCTGATATATGACTTAAGATGGCACCGATGCATGTCAAACACGCTCGAGAAGTCCCAGAATATGAGATCAACCCAAATGATCTGGATTTTACCAGCAGCAAGGACATTACAAAAGTAAGGATCACTTTTTCTGACTTGGAAATTCTGAGTTTTTCTAACTTCAGAAAAACATAAGAACTCATCCCTTCGCTTTATGGAGGGAAATTGCTATCCTTCTGATTTGGGGAGAGATTAGCATTCACATAGATTTTGTTCTCACTGCCTTTAATAAGTGTATTTTGGCACACAAAATTCATTTATTGCAAGCCACGATTTCTTCTCTACATCTTTTCTTCTTGAATATTCAACCACTAATGTACACAGAGGCTGATCTGTTAATAATTGAGCTCGCTTGACTTTGCTTCCTCCAATTTTTCCGTTACATCTACAAGCATGAGGGAACGGGGCTTTCATTTGCACGATATGATTTTTTGATGCATGTGGTAAACAATATCAATCAGATGAATCTGCACTGCAACCACCCTTAGGTCCTTTGTTGTTTAAGTTTTGAATTTCTGGAGCTGGGAATCCATAATCTCCTCATTGACTACCCACATTGTTGTTCAAGCCTGATCTTGCATGCCTAACATTAGTTATTTGCTTTGGAAGTCCAGTTTTTCTCCTTATGCAAGCTTCTGGTTAACCCATCTTTGCACTATTTTATGGAATTTAATGAGTGTGTAGTGCTATTTTCAAAAGCTTATTAttggattttctaaaaaagtgatACTTCTGGATATTCAGAGATTTTGTTTTATGTAAGTTGAGTTCTGAATGCCCAATCCGAAGCTTAACCTAAAATTATCTTGGCCTACGATTGGCTGAGTGCTCATTGGGAGGTGATTGCATAGTTACTTTTCTATTTACGGGGAACAAAATACGAATGGTAAGACATGCTCTGAAAGTGTATTTTATCTCACAGTGAATAAGGTTTATTGATTCAGGACAGGCACTTTTTAGTAAAATGAAGTAGTCAAGGAAATTCATGGCATTGCGATTGTCTATGTTTTATGTATTAAAAGTAGAGGCAGCTGAATTGTAGGTAGTCTTTGTTTAGTTCTTGAACCCTCGACTTTTTTCGTGCACAATATGGCGAGAATACAAGCAGCAGTTCTGAGTTAAATATCTCAAGTTGCAAAGAGAGTGTATTCGTTCTAAGTTGTTATCAGTTCTATGGTGTGGATGCTGCAGCAATATAATGAGTTACACATATAGCTTGAGTGAATACATTACTTGATTGGAGAGGGTTGCATTAAAGCAGATATGTGGGATACTAGGACAGGAGATGGATTTGTTTCATGAGTGCAGATATTGTGAACACGCAGGAGTAGTTTTCCCCCCATTTGACCCGAGGATTGAACTGAGGTTACTATTGGTGTGGTTTTTTCCTGTGCAATATGCAATTCGGTGAGGTGCAGCCTACCTGTATTTAATGGGAAATGCTCGTTGGCTGTTGGATGGAGTTTAGCTTAGAAGCAGCCACTGTGATTGTTGGGGGATGAAGCAAGCTGGTCTCTATCTGTTTGGGAATTAAGGAGATTCCGTCTCTCAATTAGAATTCTCATTGTTGACCATTTGCAGCTTGACTGTTTCCTTCATAAATGGATATGTGCCTAGAGGGAAGTATGCGACATAAGCTTTAGTAATCGAACCTTAGGGTTCCAATATTAGTTCTTCTGTTTTTGTTGCTCTATTACATAAAATCCATTGTCACCTATCTGTTAACAAACAGTTAAGCCTCCCCACTCTTCTTTCATTATCATTTGCCCTTAACAATTTACATGGTTGAATATGTGCGAAATACATTCTTCTGAACTTTAGCGAGAAGCACACATGGCTGTATCCCCCTTAAATTTTCCAATCCTTGTTCCTGAAGTACATCTGTATATTTGCCAGGGGACTTTCTGTTTGGCATCGTGGCGTGGAACTGAAGTTGCTGTGAAGAAATTTCGAGAGGACGTGTTTGCAGATGAGGAGAAAGTGTGAGTTTAGAATGTTGCCATGGGTTTTTgcatgatcatcatcatcatcatcatcatcatcatcatcatcatcattattgttgttgttgttgttgttgttattactACTATCATGCTTTCCTTTTAAAAGAATTGTTTCGGTGCAGGAGGGCTTTTAGAGATGAGCTTGCAATCCTTCAGAAGATTAGACATCCAAATGTCGTCCAATTTCTTGGTGCCGTAACTCAAAGCAGCCCAATGATGATAGTGATGGAATATCTACCAAAGGTGTTAATTCCAGCTATAAAGttagccattttttttaaactctgaTGCTTTTGGACCTTCCATGCCCTTGGTAAAGAGTAATGTGCTCACTGACTTCGTTTTACAAATCTCGTTGTCTATGCTTTCTTTGGTACGAGGGTCATTGCTCATGTACTGTTCTTGAACCCTtctattagaaagtccaacccaaaagcttaagctgataggtggaggaagaccacatgaatataaagagcatatagaaTCCGTTGTCAAGTGATGTGGGACAATAACTTCAACACCTTCATTGTGCTGTCTTTGAACCCTTTCATTGTGCTCCAAAATTGTCAGCATTTATTTCATCTGTCTATGTCCAATTGTACTCATCTGCCTGTATTCATGGAACTCATTTGTAGTAGCTACATATAAATACATAAACATCCACCTGAACATCAttactgcatttttttttccagaagtGTAGACCTCTGATGTTTATATTGAGCTATACAAACGTTACAGCCCTACTGCTTGTCAATATTCCAATTATGAGCACTTCTCTTTTTAATATTATGATGTTTACATTCTAAATTTGACATGGTTGTATCATAAGATGTCGAAACTGGAGTTATGCAAGTAGAGTGGATGTGTCATGTAGTTGCATTTATATTTCTCTATTCTTGTTTTAATAATTCGAAGCAAAAGTAACAGATGAATTgaaatatgaggaaaaaaatgcTTTGCAGATTTGAATGCAAGGACATCTATAAGGTTGTCTAAGTGGGGGAAGCTTTTCTCTTGCTAACATATAACTGTTGAATTCTTCCTTAGTCAATATTAGATTTTGTcacatatgaaaaagaaaacaatctaTGTCAGATGCTGAAATTTCAGTGGA
This sequence is a window from Rhodamnia argentea isolate NSW1041297 chromosome 3, ASM2092103v1, whole genome shotgun sequence. Protein-coding genes within it:
- the LOC115726889 gene encoding integrin-linked protein kinase 1-like isoform X2: MESKPPVRFTLGKQSSLAPEGHGDELEGSGEIDMGEEVLPGVRLMYLANEGDLEGMKDILDSGVDVNFRDIDDRTALHIAACQGYADVVALLIERKAIVDCKDRWGSTPLADAIHYKKHDVIKLLEENGAKPLMAPMHVKHAREVPEYEINPNDLDFTSSKDITKGTFCLASWRGTEVAVKKFREDVFADEEKVRAFRDELAILQKIRHPNVVQFLGAVTQSSPMMIVMEYLPKGDLREYLTRRGALKASKAIRFALDIARGMNYLHENKPAIIHRDLEPSNILRDDAGYLKVADFGVSKLLTVKEDRPLTCQDTSCRYVAPEVFKSEQYDTKVDVFSFALILQEMIEGCAPFSSKKETEALEAYASRGRPPFRAPSKHYPHGLKELIEECWNEKPAKRPSFRQIISKLEHIQHNQGIKRSWKPLKCFQNFEAMLKKDLSDLSSRAGSSRSTNSI
- the LOC115726889 gene encoding integrin-linked protein kinase 1-like isoform X3, which translates into the protein MESKPPVRFTLGKQSSLAPEGHGDELEGSGEIDMGEEVLPGVRLMYLANEGDLEGMKDILDSGVDVNFRDIDDRTALHIAACQGYADVVALLIERKAIVDCKDRWGSTPLADAIHYKKHDVIKLLEENGAKPLMAPMHVKHAREVPEYEINPNDLDFTSSKDITKGTFCLASWRGTEVAVKKFREDVFADEEKVRAFRDELAILQKIRHPNVVQFLGAVTQSSPMMIVMEYLPKGDLREYLTRRGALKASKAIRFALDIARGMNYLHENKPAIIHRDLEPSNILRDDAGYLKVADFGVSKLLTVKEDRPLTCQDTSCRYVAPEVFKSEQYDTKVDVFSFALILQEVKIFSFNCGLKSQYYWFFSILFAA
- the LOC115726889 gene encoding integrin-linked protein kinase 1-like isoform X1, which encodes MESKPPVRFTLGKQSSLAPEGHGDELEGSGEIDMGEEVLPGVRLMYLANEGDLEGMKDILDSGVDVNFRDIDDRTALHIAACQGYADVVALLIERKAIVDCKDRWGSTPLADAIHYKKHDVIKLLEENGAKPLMAPMHVKHAREVPEYEINPNDLDFTSSKDITKGTFCLASWRGTEVAVKKFREDVFADEEKVRAFRDELAILQKIRHPNVVQFLGAVTQSSPMMIVMEYLPKGDLREYLTRRGALKASKAIRFALDIARGMNYLHENKPAIIHRDLEPSNILRDDAGYLKVADFGVSKLLTVKEDRPLTCQDTSCRYVAPEVFKSEQYDTKVDVFSFALILQEMIEGCAPFSSKKETEALEAYASRGRPPFRAPSKHYPHGLKELIEECWNEKPAKRPSFRQIISKLEHIQHNQGIKRSWKVQPLKCFQNFEAMLKKDLSDLSSRAGSSRSTNSI
- the LOC115726889 gene encoding integrin-linked protein kinase 1-like isoform X4, yielding MESKPPVRFTLGKQSSLAPEGHGDELEGSGEIDMGEEVLPGVRLMYLANEGDLEGMKDILDSGVDVNFRDIDDRTALHIAACQGYADVVALLIERKAIVDCKDRWGSTPLADAIHYKKHDVIKLLEENGAKPLMAPMHVKHAREVPEYEINPNDLDFTSSKDITKGTFCLASWRGTEVAVKKFREDVFADEEKVRAFRDELAILQKIRHPNVVQFLGAVTQSSPMMIVMEYLPKGDLREYLTRRGALKASKAIRFALDIARGMNYLHENKPAIIHRDLEPSNILRDDAGYLKVADFGVSKLLTVKEDRPLTCQDTSCRYVAPEVFKSEQYDTKVDVFSFALILQEYES